The Brassica oleracea var. oleracea cultivar TO1000 chromosome C6, BOL, whole genome shotgun sequence genomic interval GAAAAACTTATGTTTAATGAAACGAATGTGTAGAATTAATTAATTACACGTGCTTTTCAACACAAGTATGGAAAAATACTGAAAGTTCATGCAGAAAACACGTTAAAACAATGTATACCAACCTAAATCTTTTGCGTGAGAAGGTATTTTAAGAAAGTAAGACAAACAAGTTAGTTTGGAGGGTTGACTAGCTTATACACTATTTGATTTGACAGCGGTTTTTATTCCTTTACTCCATTATTGATATGGATATCCACCTGATTCTTCATTTAAATCGGACTTCTTCCTTTGAATAGACTTTTCTCTGTATTTTACAAAATGCCAAACCAAAGTAAAGTTCAAACATCCTTCCCACGTTTAGACATGTCGCAGAAAATCATACAAATACAATCCCTCCTATGATGAAATACTAACACATCTTTATAATATTTGTGGAATGCTCAAAACTAAACAATTCGAGTGTAACTTCTTATTAAAATAAACCCATCAAATTTGATCATTTTGTGTTTGTTTTTGTTATTTCACTACATTTGATCGCCTTCTTGTTTGGTGACGCTGCAGAAAAAACAATAAACGATTTTTTTCCAATTGGGGTTTCTTTTATTTATACGTACACATGTTATGTCTGACACTTACTACTGCTAGTAACAAAAATAGAAAAAAATGCACACAAGATATATTGGCAAAGTTGAATAAAATGCATGGTTGAAAAGACCACAGCTTCGTATCTTTCCAAGTTCCAGATTCTGTCTTAAGCCAAAGTCACCGCCTTCATTCTCTTGCATTGGTTCACTCCAAAAGGAGCATGATCACGAAGGTTCTTGATTTCATCACCGTTGTAACACAGATTAGGGTTTCCCCAAACACCAAGTCTTCTTCCCATCCTCTCATAGAACTTCTTAGAGAACTCCAGCTCTCCACTGATGTTATTTCCATTTACATAGAGCGCGTTTAGACAAGGCATTTCGGTTTCCATTTGAGGAAAGAGTTTGCCTCCGAGACTGTTGTTGCTTAGACCTAAGAACCTCAGTTTCTTGAGCTCCAAGATTGACCATGGAATCTCTCCTTTTAACCTTGTGTTGGAGAGATCTAAAACCACCAAATTCTTCAGATTTCTCCACTTTATTCCTGTTAAGTCCCCTTCGAGATGGTTATTGGACAAAACAAGTTCAACCAATGAACTCATCTCTTGGATCTCTTTGGTCAGTCCACCTGAGAATCTGTTGTTCCCAAGATCAAAAAGCGTCAGATTCTTTAAGGACTGTAGCTCTATAGGTACCTTTCCTTCCAAGTAATTGTTACTAACATCCAGTTTCAGCAGTGAACTCAATCCTCCAACGCTTAAAGGCAACGGTCCAGAGAAGAAATTCCTGCTTAGATCCAATATCAATAATCCGGTTAAGCCATGGACCTCCGGTATTCTCCCTGTAAACCGGTTTCCAGACAGCACTAAGCGTCTCAGTCTGGTTAACTTGGCTAAATTCTCTGGCAATGAACCTGTTAACCGGTTTTCTAGCACCACTAGAGATTGAAGATTGGTGAGGCTAGTGATGAAAGAAGGGAGTTCACCGATCAGTCCCGGGTTTGATCTGATCTCAAGCGTCTCCAAGTTGTTAGAGAGATCCAGCCACTTCTCGTCTGAAACTGAAGCTAGATATTGGTTTGGTGATGTGAAGCAGTTGAATAGAGAGAGAGATTTGAGGTGCTTGAGCTCAAAGAGTTGTGGTCTGATCACTGGAATCTCAGTACAAGCAAGAGAGTTGTCTCGCATAGACCCAAAGGTTAAAGCAGTCACATACCAAAGATCATCAAATAGATCACAAGTTACACCCTGCAGAGTTAACAACAAAGAATTAAATATTTGAGGAGGATATATATATATATATGTAATTGAATTTTATGTTACACAAAAAGAAGTGACATTATTCTCTGAAACTGGAAATGATAACTTATTATTATTCCACTGGTGAAGTTGAGTACACACCAAAATGGAACAGAGGAATTTTGATTAGTAATTACTAAATAAAGAAAGTAAATCTCATTTTTTACTATCTTCTGGCTTTAGATTACATATATAGAAATTTACTTCAGATTTTCAACCATCTTTATAAGTTCAACATCTTTTATCATAATTGGTACATTTTTGTTGCTCTTGAGTGAACACAAAAGGAGATCAAAGAAGAATGATGAGAGAAAGAACCTGGATCGGAGTCCAACCACAAGGGTCAGGAAAGAGGTAGGAGCCATTCCAAGAGTCACCAACAAACCCTTGAACTGTAGAGTAGAGAGCAGCTTTCTCTGTTTCCCCCATTGGACCTCCTTCACTTTCCTCTGTTTCTGCGCTGCTCCAGTTCACCACCAAACACCACACACATAGTAAAAAATATAATTGCTGCTTCTTTGTGAATCTAAGCATCTTCACTGAAGCTATAGTGAGAAGATACAAGAAGAGGAGGATAAAAAAGTCTTGTGTGGATCTTATCTCTGTATTGGAATTATTCCACTTGTTGAAGCAAATGTTGGAAGATGAAAACAAAGCTATCACCACAATTTGTTTATGGGACCCTTTTGAGAACCATGAATGTTGGTTGATATGTACACAAGATTTTTCCAAGAAAACAACCCTTAATAGTATTCTTTTTTTTTTCTCCAATAGAGATTAGTTTGAGACAAGAAATTTCATGAGAAAAAGGATAACGGTTTAGAGGTTCCTCTGCTTTCCATCTTTGTTTCTCTTTAGGGTTTGTTATAGAGGAAATGCCAAGAAGTAGTGACCCAAGAAAGAACAAGAGAGTAAAAGCCAAATCTGTTTCTCTAACTTATGATTGCATAAAAACACAGCTGTATGTGTTATATAGACATCTGTAAGCACCTTAGCAGTCTACAACATGACAAAACTGAATTTATGGGGTTAAATCCAAATAACCGACTAAGCATTTGCAATTTTTC includes:
- the LOC106296645 gene encoding piriformospora indica-insensitive protein 2 encodes the protein MLRFTKKQQLYFLLCVWCLVVNWSSAETEESEGGPMGETEKAALYSTVQGFVGDSWNGSYLFPDPCGWTPIQGVTCDLFDDLWYVTALTFGSMRDNSLACTEIPVIRPQLFELKHLKSLSLFNCFTSPNQYLASVSDEKWLDLSNNLETLEIRSNPGLIGELPSFITSLTNLQSLVVLENRLTGSLPENLAKLTRLRRLVLSGNRFTGRIPEVHGLTGLLILDLSRNFFSGPLPLSVGGLSSLLKLDVSNNYLEGKVPIELQSLKNLTLFDLGNNRFSGGLTKEIQEMSSLVELVLSNNHLEGDLTGIKWRNLKNLVVLDLSNTRLKGEIPWSILELKKLRFLGLSNNSLGGKLFPQMETEMPCLNALYVNGNNISGELEFSKKFYERMGRRLGVWGNPNLCYNGDEIKNLRDHAPFGVNQCKRMKAVTLA